The Megalobrama amblycephala isolate DHTTF-2021 linkage group LG22, ASM1881202v1, whole genome shotgun sequence sequence GGTTCATCTGATTAAATATCTGATATTCTGGCAGATCTTAACGCTGTAAAGCAAATTGTTAATATTTACTATTTAAATAGATgccattcaaatatttttatagttGGAACTAGTTTTTTCGTCATCACACTTTATTTACTCACCTGTGTAAATGCTGACTATGTTGTTTTTGTGTCTACTTTTTAGTGCACATTGAAGACCTGTTTGGGCTGCACAAGGTCCATTTGGAATTGGAGGTCAAGTAATTCTACAAGTCTGTACCTGATTAACAATGTTTTCATTGTTGCGAATGAATTCCTCGAAGGAAACAACAGGCTCCCAAGGGTCATTCTGAGTATAGATGCTACTGCTGGTGACCTCACTGTCCTTGTGTCTGGTTACAGCCAACTGGTATCTGCAATCAACAAAATCATGAAGATATGCTCAACTAGTCACTAGAGAATGCAAAATAGACAAACGTTTGCCCACCTTGACCACGTAATACCATTTTCCTCCCTCCAGCCCCGGGGCAAAACACTGTTAGCATGTGAGTTATACTGGATTCGATAGCCCTTCTTATGCCCCCACTTGTTTTTTTGATTGGGATTGTAGAAGTGCAGGTATTTGGGAAACTTCTTGCCAAAGCGGAAGGCAGCACTGCGTTCAGTTTCATGCTGCGTCCTATGCAGCTTTGATTGCACAATGGAATGTCCCGGGCTCCAGGGATTAGTAANNNNNNNNNNNNNNNNNNNNNNNNNNNNNNNNNNNNNNNNNNNNNNNNNNNNNNNNNNNNNNNNNNNNNNNNNNNNNNNNNNNNNNNNNNNNNNNNNNNNNNNNNNNNNNNNNNNNNNNNNNNNNNNNNNNNNNNNNNNNNNNNNNNNNNNNNNNNNNNNNNNNNNNNNNNNNNNNNNNNNNNNNNNNNNNNNNNNNNNNNNNNNNNNNNNNNNNNNNNNNNNNNNNNNNNNNNNNNNNNNNNNNNNNNNNNNNNNNNNNNNNNNNNNNNNNNNNNNNNNNNNNNNNNNNNNNNNNNNNNNNNNNNNNNNNNNNNNNNNNNNNNNNNNNNNNNNNNNNNNNNNNNNNNNNNNNNNNNNNNNNNNNNNNNNNNNNNNNNNNNNNNNNNNNNNNNNNNNNNNNNNNNNNNNNNNNNNNNNNNNNNNNNNNNNNNNNNNNNNNNNNNNNNNNNNNNNNNNNNNNNNNNNNNNNNNNNNNNNNNNNNNNNNNNNNNNNNNNNNNNNNNNNNNNNNNNNNNNNNNNNNNNNNNNNNNNNNNNNNNNNNNNNNNNNNNNNNNNNNNNNNNNNNNNNNNNNNNNNNNNNNNNNNNNNNNNNNNNNNNNNNNNNNNNNNNNNNNNNNNNNNNNNNNNNNNNNNNNNNNNNNNNNNNNNNNNNNNNNNNNNNNNNNNNNNNNNNNNNNNNNN is a genomic window containing:
- the LOC125258538 gene encoding amiloride-sensitive amine oxidase [copper-containing]-like, translating into NPWSPGHSIVQSKLHRTQHETERSAAFRFGKKFPKYLHFYNPNQKNKWGHKKGYRIQYNSHANSVLPRGWREENGITWSRYQLAVTRHKDSEVTSSSIYTQNDPWEPVVSFEEFIRNNENIVNQDLVAWVTVGFLHIPHSEDIPNTATPGNAVGFFLRPFNFFDEDPSLASRSTVIVRPDEKGQPKVQRWTPEVVGHCVSDKPFFYNGTYAGV